The following coding sequences lie in one bacterium genomic window:
- a CDS encoding RluA family pseudouridine synthase — MQFEKSASNSPAMKSKKPIHRNSSSVYKSLRRLSIFSRPRLYLLNFLPKSLQKGSISSFIRFIVMKSIRRKKPSTLLTQPLYRPRSELTHVEGALYSSKHRITAQSDSPTLFSLLSSTLPHISADSWRERANFGGLYVNGSRVVTDQAIPAHSIVEYYEPRYDYCHAEDFYPSFNSELIAYEDEYVAILFKPAGLPTHPNKEQTRFSLKTYAEKHYKRSVHLPSRLDTATAGLVPMSINLKMHQPLQRLFERRLVKKSYLCAIQSDTPLQSPVRIDCGIGRNALHPVLREAKEDSPSRAITDIAPMTSSNSKQSISYLLAMPITGRTHQIRVHCASFLGPIVGDKFYGGIPSDELHLMCIELSFFHPFQKNEITVRVPQRLIPGWAQPALS; from the coding sequence TTGCAATTCGAGAAAAGCGCCTCGAACTCGCCCGCAATGAAATCAAAGAAACCTATCCACAGGAATTCTTCGAGCGTTTACAAAAGCTTGAGGAGGCTTTCCATCTTCAGTCGCCCACGCCTCTATCTCCTGAACTTCCTACCGAAGAGCTTGCAGAAAGGCTCGATATCCTCTTTCATACGATTCATCGTTATGAAAAGCATAAGAAGAAAAAAACCGAGCACCCTCCTCACTCAGCCGCTGTATCGTCCGCGCAGTGAACTTACTCACGTTGAAGGCGCTCTCTACAGCTCAAAGCATAGAATTACTGCACAGAGCGACTCCCCAACGCTCTTCTCCCTCCTCTCATCTACCCTCCCTCATATTTCAGCGGATAGCTGGCGAGAGCGAGCGAACTTTGGTGGCCTGTACGTTAATGGCTCCCGAGTTGTTACCGATCAAGCAATTCCAGCGCATTCCATAGTTGAATACTATGAGCCGAGATATGACTACTGCCATGCCGAAGACTTCTATCCATCATTCAACTCAGAGCTCATTGCTTATGAAGATGAGTACGTGGCAATTCTTTTTAAACCGGCAGGACTGCCAACACACCCGAACAAGGAACAAACTCGCTTCTCTCTCAAAACATATGCGGAGAAACATTATAAACGGTCGGTTCATTTGCCGTCTCGACTTGATACAGCAACAGCTGGTCTAGTGCCAATGAGCATTAACCTCAAGATGCATCAGCCACTTCAAAGACTCTTTGAGCGAAGACTTGTGAAGAAGTCATATCTGTGCGCTATTCAAAGCGATACCCCGCTGCAGTCTCCCGTGAGGATAGACTGTGGGATAGGACGAAACGCTCTTCATCCCGTACTTCGTGAGGCGAAGGAAGACTCTCCTTCCCGCGCTATCACAGATATCGCTCCAATGACCTCTTCAAATTCCAAGCAATCAATCTCTTATTTGCTTGCAATGCCGATTACTGGTCGCACTCATCAAATCCGGGTGCACTGTGCGTCATTTTTAGGACCGATTGTTGGAGACAAATTCTATGGGGGCATACCCTCCGATGAGCTTCATCTCATGTGCATTGAACTCTCGTTTTTTCACCCCTTCCAGAAGAATGAAATCACCGTCCGTGTTCCTCAGCGGCTGATTCCAGGCTGGGCGCAACCTGCCCTCTCCTGA